The genomic region TTAACGTTCAGACAAGATGATGTATTAGAAGTAGACCACGTTATCCCAAAATCAAAAGGTGGAACGGATTACTATAAAAACTTGCAGGTACTTCATCGACATTGCCATGATAAAAAGACATCAGCCGACGGATCACACGAACCTACCTTTAAACCAGTAAAACTCCCTCAAGGATGGTATTGGGAAAGAGGA from Chondrocystis sp. NIES-4102 harbors:
- a CDS encoding reverse transcriptase produces the protein MPSRKAKLLKTQKGKCNWCGLTFRQDDVLEVDHVIPKSKGGTDYYKNLQVLHRHCHDKKTSADGSHEPTFKPVKLPQGWYWERGMLIT